The genome window GATTTTCTTTCACAATGCATCGCGTGATATTGTTGTAGGAGTATGTTTTAAACGATAGAGTTTCTCTCATAATACAttgtatgatataaataagtaaaaatatctatattaaacaATCAATTCAAACACGTGTAAGTTTCATTAATGCGATGCGAATCAACACAATAGAGAAgtctattttgtattattttaaaatttcaaactgcaattaataattattacaacgtTATAGAATAATATGTTGTTACAGTACAGAGTGATATCAATATGTATCTAACTagatttgcaattttaataaaagcttGTAAAACGTACGTATtactgtatatttaattaaaatatactgtataaataattaaaataagtgttgtatttaattagctaattaaaatattctttagtAATATAAGAACAAATGTGCAtgattgcttttttaaattgctatattttttatgaattgttataaataaaaaatcaatagcaAAGATATACTTCTTCATTAATTACATTGAATTAGATTGATTAAAAGACTTCCGAAACTTTCAAAGTATTGGATAtttgtctttttctctatctcaGAATGTTCACAACTTGACaagtaaaactttatttacaattagtctTTCGATTTGCTTTGCCTTTTATATGCTCCTGTTAATTTTTGttgacatttataatatttattttcacataaaaaattggaTTACAAAACTATACTACGTTAAGTATAACTATCTATAAGAGATTATTAAAAcacagatatacatatattatatttcttaataaaaaataaataaaagataaatttattagaaaaaaatcctgacatatattgttgttaataattcttaaaaaaatttttaaaaaaatattaaactacatacgtatatagagatttctttattttttataatttttataatttctttttatagcaTCTGCAGTTGCgtatgaatttttatcaaaatccacagaaaatgcattattgttaaaattgcactttaaaatatagaaaaattaatttttacgtatagattattatttgtaaattcgATAAATCGATAAACGGTTCTAATACTCACAACCATATTGATGAGGATCACATTGTTGGGTGTCCATAGCACGGTGGAGTTTTTAACAACTGTCAAGAGGACCAGCAGATTTAGAGTGAATCCGAAGAAGCCGATAATACCGAGTACGGTGGctgcaaaaatgtaaataacggACATTTCTTGTTCCCCGACGATGAAAACATCGTCCGGCGGTCTCGTACTCAAAAACATGTGTACTTTCTATCGTCGAGCAAGATTTCCGATTAAACCGCGTAGAACACCTGTTCTATGACAGGAAGAAAATCGAAACGCTCTGCCGACGACGATAGCGAAATCAATGTGGTTTATTTGCCTTGtttacttgtaaaaaaaactcgTGGGGAAAAAACGAGTGGCGGCAACAAACGATACAAGGGCAAATCCGTCCCGGCCGCATTAATCAAAACCAGTGGCGGAGTTACAAAGTCATACCCTTATATAAAGCTCGCCCAAGCCGCCCTCGCTGCGCTTTCCCCAGCCGTCCGACAACCAACCAACCCCGACAACGTGAAAAAGCAGCATGCGCGAGGATCAAGCGGATCGCCAATGTTTCTTCATCGAAGCGCATTGTTTGTCCGTAGGATTACATTTCAACATAcaatataacatacatatgtacacaaacatatatttttattaaaataattataagcctaacattttaaaataatatacttataattagtttcattagattatcatttttaataaatcttaggttatgcattttatataaaaaattgtttggataaagattatatttgatttcaaaaaagatattttcagcAGAGATTTTTTTAGCTAAAGACGAGAGttcaagattttttctttcgtttttttaaattaatttatatgaattttgaatgaattttttttcttgtttttttcttacttgGTTCTTCCAATTATTCTacatgtaaaaagtaaaatcagaaaaaaatcaatattacgagatatttcataatttattttgacatgtGACTTGAGATATGTAATCTTGTATTCATTCTTTCACTATttgctaaatttttcaaagaataataaatagaatcgATTCATGATTTATACAAAGTATAATTGCAgctgcaaaatataattgctcatttaatcttaaatgcaattatacagtttttttttatattaacatcaAATTGAAGGCTTTCATGTATAATGTCAATAGTAGAAAATCGGGCTACTTGAAAACAGGCAGTAaagttcaaattttttcttcttataattTGATAGTTCAGTTTTCAATCTCTGTGATGATGATTTAAATCAGAGACCGAAAGATGTGAAACTAAActtattaataacttaatattaataaagacaaattaaaagaaagaatttacgTCTTATTTATCGCCTGTTTctcatttattgttaattcgattactatatattattttttatatattaattcgattTATTCCGTACatgaaagtataaaaataaagtcacagaaaagtaaatattttacaagatttataaaatgtatattttatgttataatattgtcaaaagaaattataaattatctcaaACTCTCTATTggtttttttacaattctattttaatatcttcatATATGGAATGATAAAGAGAATAGACTTTTATGTAAGAGGAAATTGACTCTATCATGCACAGATTTCTATatctatgtatgtatgtatatatatatatatcttctagATGGTTcttctgatttattttttcttgaataacaaaaaatgacTTTGAAATAGCCTTTATCGGAACAAAACTGtgttgattataaaatatatttctggaAATCAAGTAGTctctttatttgaaacatttctttataaaacatatatcttaaaattgattaaaggtGATAATAGGAAAGATTTGATACTTCACTTTATCtgtgtattatttaatgttgatAAAACCACCATATAATCTTCGATATTTCGACCAACTGTGgatggaattttttatttaaagtccATAAAATACTTCTTtgcatttgtatttttcaattacattttgttaCAACTCGATATCTTCAGGCAGGATAATCATGATTTGTCtatctgtctttctctctctctttctctctctctctctctctctctctctctctctctctctctctctgaagaTAAAGTTCTATCTGGTTCTCTAATACTTGCTTAAGTTACGAAATCAAGTTACGGTATCATCTTTCAAGATAATTGCcattttatacagaaaaatatagttgTGTATTCtctgattttattttgcaatttatcgaagaaagttatcatttttttggaatattttccctttctttcttataaaaaccatatataatgacaaattaaagtctcaaaaaataatggaaaaatttacaagatacactaaatattaatattgtattatcacaataatcttattttcaaCGCGATAAATACTTAAGAATTTGACAAAATGATTaatagcaattaaaaaaaagagaagtctAGTCATCATTTTAAGTTAGATTTCTTATCTCAAATAgtttttgcttaaaaaattcttctatttaaaaattagcaTACAGATACTCATAATTAATTCTCGTTCGTGAACTTCATAATTGACTTCAAATCAGAAATAAATCCttcattgaaaataataaattattatattttatgcgcAGCATCCGTTATTATCTAACTATTGCGAgcaaactattattattgcaaaattctcGTATtcgataattacatttattataggAATACGATTTGGTGAGGATTATTGTGATGCAACGATTAAATCTACgtattaaacttatataaaaaatgctaaataaattttctcacaTATGACAGAAATTTGtgcgttttatataattttagtttttgcaGTATAGCTTTTTCAACATTAATCTTGTTATGTGTGGAAGATAATTCCTTCGTTAGAAAAAATCAATCCCTGCATTCGTTATCAATTGTAGACTGATTGCAATAAATACCTGGCTCAcgtttcataattaaatcgagctttcttttcattatatgttattacaatataatgatcggatataaaagtatttaaatggTAACGAGACAGTTGGCTagctaaaaaatttgaatgttaaataaattcattttctacatattaaatagaaaacgaGTTGGAACTCATGCATAAAACTCTGACTTTTTGtgtgattatttttactatataaaatatatattaattttactatataaaattttcaaataacacGCAAACATATCAATGGTGTTTTCTTAAACAAAagactttatttatttcactcattgttaaaattttgaatcggtgcatatatatatatttgtatattaatatttaattttatcgttttacaatacaaagaattttaatggCAGTATTTCTAACGTCATTTTACATATCTTCGGTATCACTGTCCGAATCTTCTGCCATTGCTTGTCGTGCTTTCGTTTCGGCCTCAGTTTTTATATCGATTGGTACACGTTCGTGCCTTCCATTTGTATGGGCGCCAACCCAACTCATCTCCAATTCAAACTGTTTATCTTTCAACTCATCATGGACGAGATAAATAATACGAGCAGCTTCCTTAACTAAATCCTTAGATGACATCTCTGGTAACTTTAACTTTTCAATTTCTGTTTTTGCCGACTGTTTTGCTTTACCTgtgaaatgatataaatatatagagtataaattttttcttccaaaaaattttgttccgaaattatataataattgtcatTATCAGTATTTTACTTACCTACTGCACAGCCATAGTAACCATACGATACTCCCGATGGATCTATCATATACAATGCTGGACCATCGGTTTCATAAGCGCTGAGTAGAACGGAGCAACCATAAGGACGAACAGCAGAATACAAAGTATATGCGTGCATGTACATAGATACCCTTTCATTTAAATACTTCAGTGGAATACCGACACCGTACTGTGCCTTATAACTTGCAGCTTCTGATCTTGCAGTCTCTGCAATTTGTCTCGCATCCGATATTATACCAGAGACTGCCATACCAACGTGTTCATCTATATTGAATATTCGTTTATTAGCACCTGGTTCGAAGAGTTTTGATGTCACTATCTTTTCTATAGCA of Anoplolepis gracilipes chromosome 8, ASM4749672v1, whole genome shotgun sequence contains these proteins:
- the Prosalpha7 gene encoding proteasome subunit alpha type-3, which gives rise to MSSIGTGYDLSASQFSPDGRVFQVEYAHKAVENGGTVIGLRGKDSVVFAIEKIVTSKLFEPGANKRIFNIDEHVGMAVSGIISDARQIAETARSEAASYKAQYGVGIPLKYLNERVSMYMHAYTLYSAVRPYGCSVLLSAYETDGPALYMIDPSGVSYGYYGCAVGKAKQSAKTEIEKLKLPEMSSKDLVKEAARIIYLVHDELKDKQFELEMSWVGAHTNGRHERVPIDIKTEAETKARQAMAEDSDSDTEDM